The proteins below are encoded in one region of Zootoca vivipara chromosome 10, rZooViv1.1, whole genome shotgun sequence:
- the RAB3IP gene encoding rab-3A-interacting protein isoform X2, with product MANDTLEGFHEVNLASPTTPDLLGVYESSASEQTTSPTVIYRLHASAVCSTPIQPSALNVSDLPTQPVYSSPRHLNCAEASGISINVTETIPCSTSGLQGAPSKYDNSRKASGNAEREFLQGATITDSAEGSDDVLGLSTDSLSRLRSPSVLEVREKGYERLKEELAKAQRELKLKDEECERLSKVRDQLGQELEELTASLFEEAHKMVREANIKQATAEKQLKEAQGKIDVLQAEVAALKTLVLSTSPTSPTKELQSSGKTPFKKGHARNKSTSSAMGVSNQDVAMMQPIVKDCKEADLALYNEFRSWKDDPTMDRGCPFLDKIYQEDIFPCLTFSKSELASAVLEAVENNTLSIEPVGLQPVRFVKASAVECGGPKKCALSGQSKTCKHRIKLGDSSNYYYISPFCRYRITSVCNFFTYIRYIQQGLVKQQDVDQMFWEVMQLRKEMSLAKLGYYKEEL from the exons ATGGCCAACGACACCCTGGAAGGTTTTCACGAAGTGAATCTAGCCTCACCCACCACTCCAGATCTTCTAGGAGTGTATGAATCCAGTGCTTCTGAACAAACTACCTCACCCACGGTCATCTACCGGCTTCATGCCTCAGCTGTGTGCTCCACGCCAATTCAGCCGAGTGCCCTGAACGTCTCTGATCTTCCTACACAACCCGTCTATTCATCTCCTAGGCACCTCAATTGTGCAGAAGCATCAGGTATCAG CATCAATGTTACAGAAACCATTCCTTGTTCTACCTCGGGACTCCAAGGTGCGCCGTCCAAATATGATAATTCCAGAAAGGCAAGCGGCAATGCCGAGAGAGAATTTTTGCAGGGAGCAACCATAACAGACTCCGCTGAAGGAAGTGATGATGTTTTGGGACTGAGCACAGACAGTCTGTCTCGCCTACGGAGCCCATCGGTTTTGGAAGTCAGAGAAAAGGGCTATGAAAGATTAAAAGAGGAACTTGCTAAAGCTCAGAGG gAGCTGAAGCTGAAGGATGAAGAATGTGAGAGGCTTTCTAAAGTGCGCGACCAACTCGGACAGGAATTGGAAGAACTTACTGCCAGCctctttgag GAAGCACACAAAATGGTGAGGGAAGCGAACATAAAGCAGGCGACAGCTGAAAAACAACTGAAAGAAGCACAAGGAAAA ATTGATGTCCTTCAGGCTGAAGTAGCAGCCCTGAAAACGTTAGTGCTGTCCACTTCGCCCACGTCGCCCACGAAAGAGCTTCAATCTAGTGGAAAGACCCCCTTCAAAAAGGGCCATGCGAGGAACAAGAGTACGAGCAGTGCGATGGGGGTCAGCAACCAAGATGTCGCCATGATGCAGCCAATTGTGAAAGACTGCAAAGAG gCTGACTTAGCTCTGTATAACGAATTCAGATCCTGGAAGGATGATCCCACTATGGACAGGGGATGCCCTTTCCTGGATAAAATCTATCAGGAAGATATCTTTCCGTGTCTGACCTTCTCAAAAAGTGAG CTGGCCTCTGCTGTCTTGGAAGCTGTGGAAAACAATACCTTAAGCATTGAACCAGTTGGCTTGCAACCTGTTCGATTTGTGAAAGCTTCTGCGGTTGAATGTGGAGGACCAAA GAAATGTGCTCTCAGTGGACAAAGTAAAACATGCAAGCATAGAATCAAGTTGGGGGACTCAAGCAACTATTACTATATTTCTCCTTTCTGTAGATATAGG ATTACATCTGTATGTAACTTCTTCACATACATTCGGTATATACAACAGGGGCTTGTGAAGCAGCAAGATG TGGATCAGATGTTTTGGGAGGTTATGCAGCTGAGGAAAGAGATGTCACTGGCAAAACTCGGATATTACAAGGAAGAGCTGTAA
- the RAB3IP gene encoding rab-3A-interacting protein isoform X1, with amino-acid sequence MANDTLEGFHEVNLASPTTPDLLGVYESSASEQTTSPTVIYRLHASAVCSTPIQPSALNVSDLPTQPVYSSPRHLNCAEASGISINVTETIPCSTSGLQGAPSKYDNSRKASGNAEREFLQGATITDSAEGSDDVLGLSTDSLSRLRSPSVLEVREKGYERLKEELAKAQRELKLKDEECERLSKVRDQLGQELEELTASLFEEAHKMVREANIKQATAEKQLKEAQGKIDVLQAEVAALKTLVLSTSPTSPTKELQSSGKTPFKKGHARNKSTSSAMGVSNQDVAMMQPIVKDCKEADLALYNEFRSWKDDPTMDRGCPFLDKIYQEDIFPCLTFSKSEVTFWNHIQELASSGGGDGYQFGWLSKFVEEKASNHDGYYFLPLWSEQNASECQLLETTGSCFAGFSQASGCLLSRDSGFSYPEKVFYMHYNTVTPDGGVMSRLSSTGFPVTKFTTRFPKTRF; translated from the exons ATGGCCAACGACACCCTGGAAGGTTTTCACGAAGTGAATCTAGCCTCACCCACCACTCCAGATCTTCTAGGAGTGTATGAATCCAGTGCTTCTGAACAAACTACCTCACCCACGGTCATCTACCGGCTTCATGCCTCAGCTGTGTGCTCCACGCCAATTCAGCCGAGTGCCCTGAACGTCTCTGATCTTCCTACACAACCCGTCTATTCATCTCCTAGGCACCTCAATTGTGCAGAAGCATCAGGTATCAG CATCAATGTTACAGAAACCATTCCTTGTTCTACCTCGGGACTCCAAGGTGCGCCGTCCAAATATGATAATTCCAGAAAGGCAAGCGGCAATGCCGAGAGAGAATTTTTGCAGGGAGCAACCATAACAGACTCCGCTGAAGGAAGTGATGATGTTTTGGGACTGAGCACAGACAGTCTGTCTCGCCTACGGAGCCCATCGGTTTTGGAAGTCAGAGAAAAGGGCTATGAAAGATTAAAAGAGGAACTTGCTAAAGCTCAGAGG gAGCTGAAGCTGAAGGATGAAGAATGTGAGAGGCTTTCTAAAGTGCGCGACCAACTCGGACAGGAATTGGAAGAACTTACTGCCAGCctctttgag GAAGCACACAAAATGGTGAGGGAAGCGAACATAAAGCAGGCGACAGCTGAAAAACAACTGAAAGAAGCACAAGGAAAA ATTGATGTCCTTCAGGCTGAAGTAGCAGCCCTGAAAACGTTAGTGCTGTCCACTTCGCCCACGTCGCCCACGAAAGAGCTTCAATCTAGTGGAAAGACCCCCTTCAAAAAGGGCCATGCGAGGAACAAGAGTACGAGCAGTGCGATGGGGGTCAGCAACCAAGATGTCGCCATGATGCAGCCAATTGTGAAAGACTGCAAAGAG gCTGACTTAGCTCTGTATAACGAATTCAGATCCTGGAAGGATGATCCCACTATGGACAGGGGATGCCCTTTCCTGGATAAAATCTATCAGGAAGATATCTTTCCGTGTCTGACCTTCTCAAAAAGTGAGGTAACGTTTTGGAACCATATACAGGAACTCGCTTCCTCAGGAGGCGGTGATGGCTaccagtttggatggctttcaaaatttgtggaggagaaagCTTCCAACCATGATGGCTACTACTTTCTGCCTCTATGGTCAgagcagaatgcttctgaatgccaattgctagaaaccacaggatcCTGCTTTGCAGGTTTTTCACAGGCATCCGGTTGCTTGCTGTCCAGAGACTCAGGGTTCAGCTACcctgaaaaagtgttttatatgcattataacactgtgacaccggATGGCGGTGTAATGTCCCGTCTTTCATCAACGGGATTTCCCGTTACGAAGTTTACAACGCGTTTTCCCAAAACACGTTTTTGA